Proteins from a genomic interval of Diprion similis isolate iyDipSimi1 chromosome 10, iyDipSimi1.1, whole genome shotgun sequence:
- the LOC124410997 gene encoding uncharacterized protein LOC124410997 encodes MQFSSIFLLFAGISCIAVVAIAEDVQQNPNLQTLPLEAAIPEEGEGQGLVRPKRTLFLKKKLLGAGLLGFGIGALKGYKLGSNSAPEVHHVYVSPPAPPTKYVEYIEKPVYVEKPVFVERIVEKPVHVEYEPQWSQPAPTYGQW; translated from the exons ATGCAATTCTCAAGCATATTCCTCCTTTTCGCGGGTATCTCTTGCATTGCCGTCGTGGCAATCGCTGAGGATGTTCAACAGAATCCGAATCTGCAAACTTTACCTCTGGAAGCGGCGATCCCTGAGGAGGGCGAAGGACAAGGACTCGTTAGACCGAAACGTACCCTCTTTTTGAAGAAGAAGCTCCTTGGTGCTGGCCTCTTAGGATTTGGAATTGGAGCCCTTAAGGG atacaaGCTCGGGTCCAACAGTGCCCCCGAGGTTCACCACGTTTACGTTTCGCCCCCGGCTCCCCCAACGAAATACGTCGAGTACATAGAGAAACCAGTTTACGTTGAGAAGCCAGTTTTCGTTGAAAGGATCGTTGAGAAGCCTGTGCACGTAGAGTACGAGCCACAGTGGTCCCAGCCAGCTCCAACTTACGG GCAATGGTGA